A section of the Rhizobium sp. BG4 genome encodes:
- the tldD gene encoding metalloprotease TldD — protein MNTDLLTLFDADEATTRKLVAEALSGSDDGELYIEHAQAESLMFDNGRLKGGSFNTEQGFGLRAVAGEAVGYAHAGDLSVSALKRAADAVGAVTRGYSGSYAAAPQGTNKKLYTDENPIGTPTFEEKVKILTDIDAYLRNKDDKVRQVTASVAASWQVVDILRADGHRVRDIRPMTRINISVVVGEGDRQESGSFGQGGRIGFGDFITESSWQNGADEALRQALVNLEAIEAPAGTMDVVLGSGWPGVMLHEAVGHGLEGDFNRKKTSAFAGLLGQMVAAPGVTVVDDGTIDSRRGSITIDDEGTPSAYNVLIENGKLVGYMQDRQNARLMGMAPTGNGRRQGYSHVPMPRMTNTYMLGGDKTPEEIIASVKKGVYAVSFGGGQVDITSGKFVFGCTEAYLIENGKIGAPIKGAMLIGNGPDAMKRVSMIGNDMKLDTGIGNCGKGGQWVPVGVGQPHLRMDQVTVGGTQA, from the coding sequence ATGAATACCGATCTCCTGACGCTCTTCGATGCCGACGAAGCGACGACGCGCAAGCTCGTGGCCGAGGCGCTTTCCGGCTCCGATGACGGCGAGCTCTATATCGAGCACGCGCAGGCGGAATCGCTGATGTTCGACAATGGCCGCCTGAAGGGCGGCAGCTTCAATACCGAGCAGGGTTTTGGCCTGCGCGCCGTTGCGGGCGAAGCCGTCGGCTATGCGCATGCCGGCGACCTTTCGGTTTCGGCGCTGAAGCGCGCCGCTGACGCCGTCGGCGCCGTGACCCGCGGCTATTCCGGCAGCTATGCCGCGGCACCCCAGGGCACCAACAAGAAGCTCTATACCGACGAGAACCCGATCGGCACGCCAACCTTCGAAGAGAAGGTGAAGATCCTCACCGATATCGACGCCTATTTGCGCAACAAGGACGACAAGGTGCGCCAGGTGACGGCCTCGGTCGCCGCCAGCTGGCAGGTGGTCGATATCCTGCGCGCCGACGGACACCGCGTCCGCGACATCCGGCCGATGACGCGCATCAACATCTCCGTCGTCGTCGGCGAAGGCGACCGGCAGGAGAGCGGCTCCTTCGGCCAGGGCGGCCGCATCGGCTTCGGCGATTTCATCACCGAAAGCAGCTGGCAGAACGGCGCCGACGAGGCGCTGCGGCAGGCGCTCGTCAATCTCGAAGCGATCGAGGCGCCGGCAGGCACGATGGATGTCGTGCTCGGCTCCGGCTGGCCGGGCGTCATGCTGCACGAGGCCGTCGGCCACGGTCTGGAAGGCGATTTCAACAGGAAGAAGACCTCGGCCTTTGCCGGTCTGCTCGGCCAGATGGTTGCCGCACCCGGCGTCACCGTGGTCGATGACGGCACGATCGACAGCCGCCGCGGCTCTATCACCATCGACGACGAAGGCACGCCTTCGGCCTATAACGTCTTGATCGAGAACGGCAAACTGGTCGGCTACATGCAGGACCGGCAGAATGCCCGGCTGATGGGCATGGCGCCGACCGGCAACGGGCGCCGCCAGGGCTATTCGCATGTGCCGATGCCGCGCATGACGAACACCTACATGCTCGGCGGCGACAAGACGCCCGAGGAAATCATCGCTTCGGTCAAGAAGGGCGTCTATGCCGTCTCCTTCGGCGGCGGCCAGGTGGACATCACCTCGGGCAAATTCGTCTTCGGCTGCACCGAGGCCTATCTGATCGAGAACGGCAAGATCGGCGCGCCGATCAAGGGCGCCATGCTGATCGGCAACGGTCCGGATGCGATGAAGCGCGTCTCGATGATCGGCAACGACATGAAGCTCGATACCGGCATCGGCAATTGCGGCAAGGGCGGCCAGTGGGTGCCCGTCGGCGTCGGCCAGCCGCATCTGCGCATGGACCAGGTAACAGTCGGCGGCACACAAGCCTGA
- a CDS encoding GNAT family N-acetyltransferase: MSDIEIRPFDIADIDGVFSVILPIQRDEFGIAITADDQPDLAVIPDFYQARKGQFWVADLDGTIVGTLGLKDIGNNQTALRKMFVAAHVRGREHNVAARLLDALFAHAEAEGITDIFLGTTDKFLAAHRFYEKNGFSEIKRDDLPRSFPLMAVDSKFYRRAVSAKS, from the coding sequence ATGAGCGACATTGAGATCAGGCCCTTTGACATCGCCGATATCGACGGCGTCTTCTCCGTCATCCTGCCGATCCAGCGCGATGAATTCGGCATCGCCATCACCGCCGACGACCAGCCCGACCTTGCCGTCATTCCGGACTTCTACCAGGCCCGCAAGGGTCAGTTCTGGGTAGCCGATCTCGACGGCACGATCGTCGGCACGCTCGGCCTGAAGGATATCGGCAACAACCAGACGGCGCTGCGCAAGATGTTCGTGGCGGCCCATGTGCGCGGCCGCGAACACAACGTCGCCGCCCGCTTGCTCGACGCGCTGTTCGCCCATGCCGAAGCCGAGGGGATTACCGACATCTTCCTCGGCACAACCGACAAATTCCTCGCCGCCCACCGCTTCTACGAAAAGAACGGCTTCAGCGAAATCAAGCGCGACGACCTCCCGAGGTCTTTCCCGCTGATGGCGGTGGACAGCAAGTTCTACCGGCGGGCTGTCAGCGCCAAATCTTGA
- a CDS encoding DUF4160 domain-containing protein produces MVTIFRADGLRFVIFVDDHEPAHVHVFGDGEAKINLLGLSGEPELIWADGMKRGDIRKAMRIVEEQQGAFLESWRNIHG; encoded by the coding sequence ATGGTGACAATCTTCCGGGCCGATGGGCTGAGGTTCGTGATCTTCGTCGATGACCATGAGCCTGCTCATGTGCATGTCTTCGGCGACGGCGAAGCGAAGATCAATCTTCTCGGATTGAGCGGAGAGCCTGAGCTGATCTGGGCCGACGGCATGAAGCGCGGCGATATCCGCAAGGCCATGAGGATCGTCGAGGAACAACAGGGTGCCTTCCTTGAAAGCTGGAGGAATATCCATGGCTGA
- a CDS encoding DUF2442 domain-containing protein: MAELTDKNIDDALARGRNTRASEPRALSARFDARNGRMIVDLANGCTFAFPPRLVQGLEDAGDGDLSTVEILGAGYGLHWEALDVDISVPGLLAGIFGTKSHMARQAGKATSAAKAEAARANGAKGGRPRKSAAQ, translated from the coding sequence ATGGCTGAACTGACGGATAAGAACATCGACGACGCGTTGGCGCGTGGCAGGAACACGCGAGCCAGCGAGCCGCGGGCGCTTTCCGCACGTTTCGATGCGCGCAACGGCCGGATGATCGTCGACCTCGCCAATGGCTGCACCTTCGCCTTCCCTCCCCGCCTCGTGCAGGGGCTGGAAGATGCAGGGGATGGCGACTTAAGTACCGTCGAAATCCTTGGCGCAGGTTACGGCCTGCATTGGGAAGCGCTCGACGTCGATATCTCCGTTCCCGGTCTTCTCGCCGGAATATTCGGGACCAAATCCCATATGGCGCGTCAGGCGGGCAAAGCGACGTCAGCCGCGAAAGCCGAGGCGGCGCGGGCGAATGGCGCGAAAGGCGGTCGGCCTCGCAAATCGGCTGCACAGTAA
- a CDS encoding pyrophosphatase, which yields MLEDLADKFERASKIYAEANGLERDPDWFLLKLQEEMGELTQAWNRVTGRGRAKGRSAEDMSRDLADETADLLGHILLFAHNNRLDLEAAIERKWLFRP from the coding sequence ATGCTTGAAGACCTCGCCGACAAGTTCGAACGCGCCTCAAAAATCTACGCCGAAGCCAACGGCCTGGAACGCGATCCCGACTGGTTTCTGCTGAAGCTGCAGGAGGAAATGGGCGAACTCACCCAGGCCTGGAACCGCGTGACCGGCAGGGGCCGCGCCAAGGGTCGCAGCGCCGAAGACATGAGCCGCGACCTCGCCGACGAAACCGCCGACCTCCTCGGCCACATCCTCCTCTTCGCCCACAACAACCGCCTCGATCTCGAAGCCGCAATCGAGCGCAAGTGGCTGTTCAGGCCTTAG
- a CDS encoding aldehyde reductase, with the protein MKDEIVLVTGGTGFIAQYCMLALLNAGYRVRTTVRSLEREGEVREHLRTGGVEAGDRLSFVVANLTDDAGWAESAAGCTYAMHGASPTPSGDQTREEDWIGPAVDGNLRVLRAARDAGVKRVVLTSAFGAIGVGHKPGHRRPFDETDWSDLTGDVAPYQKSKTLSERASWDFIAREGNGLELASVNPVAVYGPALGADFSHSIRLISNMLEGQPGCLNVNSCCVDVRDVADLHLRAMIDPAAKGERFLATSGKSMWMIEVAELLRERFGKAAEKVSTQVWPDEQVRIAAETNEQLKGVVPLLNYDMSATGEKAERLLGWAPRPKEEAIVASAESLIRLGLLRN; encoded by the coding sequence ATGAAAGACGAAATCGTTCTCGTAACCGGCGGCACCGGCTTCATCGCGCAATATTGCATGCTGGCGCTGCTGAATGCCGGATACCGGGTGCGCACCACCGTCCGCTCGCTGGAGCGGGAAGGGGAGGTGCGCGAGCATCTGAGAACCGGCGGCGTCGAAGCCGGCGACCGGCTGTCCTTCGTCGTTGCCAATCTGACGGATGACGCGGGCTGGGCGGAATCCGCTGCCGGCTGCACCTATGCCATGCACGGCGCCTCGCCGACGCCTTCGGGCGACCAGACCCGCGAGGAAGACTGGATCGGCCCGGCCGTCGACGGCAATCTCCGGGTGCTGCGCGCTGCCCGCGACGCCGGCGTCAAGCGTGTCGTGCTGACCTCAGCCTTCGGCGCGATCGGCGTCGGCCACAAGCCCGGCCACCGCCGCCCGTTCGACGAGACCGACTGGAGCGACCTCACCGGCGACGTTGCCCCCTATCAGAAATCCAAGACCCTCTCGGAGCGCGCCTCCTGGGATTTCATCGCCCGCGAGGGCAACGGGCTGGAGCTGGCATCGGTCAATCCGGTCGCCGTCTACGGACCGGCGCTCGGCGCGGATTTCTCCCACTCGATCCGCCTCATCTCCAACATGCTTGAGGGGCAGCCGGGCTGCCTGAATGTCAATTCCTGCTGCGTCGACGTTCGCGATGTCGCCGATCTCCACCTGCGCGCCATGATCGATCCCGCCGCAAAGGGTGAGCGCTTCCTTGCGACCTCTGGCAAAAGCATGTGGATGATCGAGGTTGCCGAGCTGCTGCGCGAACGCTTCGGCAAGGCTGCCGAAAAGGTCTCGACGCAGGTCTGGCCCGACGAACAGGTCCGCATCGCCGCCGAGACCAACGAACAGCTGAAGGGCGTCGTGCCGCTGCTGAACTACGACATGAGTGCAACGGGCGAGAAGGCCGAGCGCCTGCTCGGCTGGGCGCCGCGGCCGAAAGAGGAAGCGATCGTCGCCTCCGCCGAAAGCCTGATCCGCCTCGGCCTGCTCCGCAACTGA
- a CDS encoding AraC family transcriptional regulator: protein MAVDPFSDVLTLSKAEAVVTGGFTAGGPWSIRFPAREKIKFFAVVKGSCWVHLEGAREPLLFETGDVGLLAKPRVAVLSSDPALEPVDAMSLFSNVGRNAVAVVGDGGDFGYIGGHVMLDPIRGKLLADILPPWILTRAASPHAAAFRWLLDRLIEERTSGRPGSQLASSQLTQLLFIEILRSHLGTARPMPAGWLRALAEPRIAPALRLMHGDPARSWHLEELAKACAMSRTSFAFHFRTVAGVAPLTYLATWRMHLAERSLRDERTAVATVARSLGYTSESAFSNAFKRANGKSPSAYRASVSGLDKTVPEQTNNAAPASETAF, encoded by the coding sequence ATGGCTGTCGATCCCTTTTCAGACGTTCTCACTCTCAGCAAGGCCGAAGCCGTCGTCACCGGCGGCTTCACAGCGGGCGGCCCGTGGTCGATCCGCTTTCCGGCGCGTGAGAAGATCAAGTTCTTCGCGGTGGTGAAGGGCAGTTGCTGGGTGCATCTCGAAGGGGCCCGGGAACCGCTTCTGTTCGAGACCGGCGATGTCGGCCTCCTGGCAAAGCCGCGCGTCGCCGTTCTTTCCAGCGACCCCGCCCTCGAGCCCGTCGATGCGATGAGCCTGTTTTCCAATGTCGGGCGCAACGCTGTGGCTGTCGTCGGCGATGGCGGCGACTTCGGCTATATCGGCGGCCATGTGATGCTCGATCCGATCCGCGGCAAGCTGCTGGCGGATATCTTGCCGCCGTGGATCCTGACGCGAGCGGCCTCCCCGCACGCGGCGGCGTTTCGATGGCTGCTGGACCGGCTGATCGAGGAGCGCACCAGCGGCCGGCCGGGCTCGCAACTCGCCTCGTCGCAGCTGACACAATTGCTGTTCATCGAGATCCTGCGCTCGCATCTCGGCACCGCCAGGCCGATGCCGGCCGGCTGGCTGCGGGCGCTGGCCGAGCCGCGGATCGCACCGGCTTTGCGGCTGATGCATGGAGATCCGGCCCGTTCATGGCATCTGGAGGAGCTCGCCAAGGCATGCGCCATGTCGCGGACGTCCTTCGCCTTCCATTTCAGGACGGTGGCGGGCGTTGCGCCGCTGACCTATCTCGCGACCTGGCGGATGCATCTCGCCGAACGCTCGCTTCGCGATGAAAGGACGGCTGTGGCGACGGTGGCGCGTTCGCTCGGCTATACGTCCGAAAGCGCCTTCAGCAATGCCTTCAAGCGGGCGAACGGCAAGTCGCCGAGTGCCTATAGGGCATCCGTCTCAGGTCTGGACAAGACCGTGCCCGAACAAACGAATAACGCCGCCCCGGCAAGCGAGACGGCGTTCTGA
- a CDS encoding D-alanyl-D-alanine carboxypeptidase family protein yields MKRLLAALLSVTLAVSAPVAAMAGSASFILDARTGKVLASENADTLNHPASLTKMMTLYLAFEAINRGKLSWDSQIVMSKYAASRPPTKLGVRPGSTITVREAVYGMIVKSANDAAAAMGEKLGGSESNFARMMTQKARQLGMSRTTFYNASGLPDSRQVTTARDMSTLGVALIKNFPREYRMFSVASFNFRGKQIRGHNNLMYRYEGMDGIKTGYTNASGFNLVSAVRDGDRRVVGVVLGGRTARARDAKMEALLNKYLDRASGGGGLVASIGGKQRPVPAAPVEVASAADDADLPVPVNAPRAQGDAEAIPFALGYNEAAVPLDRPSPLTKMGKAGSLQASAGGWQIQISAAPSAEAAQALLAQAKTEGGAALKSASPFTQAVGSGANAVYRARFTGFNSKDAAEAACDALKKRSYDCMTVGGNG; encoded by the coding sequence ATGAAGAGGTTGTTGGCTGCTTTGTTGAGCGTGACGCTCGCCGTGTCGGCGCCCGTCGCGGCTATGGCCGGCAGCGCGTCGTTCATCCTCGATGCCCGCACCGGCAAGGTTCTCGCTTCGGAAAATGCCGATACCCTGAATCACCCGGCATCGCTGACCAAGATGATGACCCTCTACCTGGCCTTCGAAGCGATCAATCGCGGCAAGCTCAGCTGGGACAGTCAGATCGTCATGTCGAAATATGCGGCAAGCCGCCCACCGACCAAGCTCGGCGTGAGGCCCGGCAGCACGATCACCGTTCGCGAAGCCGTCTACGGCATGATCGTTAAGTCGGCCAATGATGCCGCGGCTGCCATGGGCGAGAAGCTCGGCGGTTCGGAAAGCAACTTCGCCCGGATGATGACCCAGAAGGCCCGCCAGCTCGGCATGAGCCGCACCACCTTCTACAATGCGTCCGGCCTGCCCGACAGCCGTCAGGTGACGACGGCGCGCGACATGTCGACCCTCGGCGTGGCGCTGATCAAGAATTTCCCGAGGGAGTACCGGATGTTCTCGGTCGCCTCCTTCAATTTCCGCGGCAAGCAGATCCGCGGTCATAACAATCTGATGTATCGCTACGAAGGCATGGACGGCATCAAGACCGGCTATACCAATGCCTCCGGCTTCAACCTCGTCAGCGCCGTGCGCGATGGCGACCGCCGCGTCGTCGGCGTTGTGCTCGGCGGCCGCACTGCGCGCGCCCGTGACGCCAAGATGGAAGCACTGCTCAACAAGTATCTCGACCGCGCCTCTGGCGGCGGCGGCCTCGTCGCCAGCATCGGCGGAAAGCAGCGCCCGGTTCCAGCCGCACCCGTGGAAGTCGCCTCCGCTGCCGATGATGCCGATCTTCCAGTTCCGGTGAATGCGCCACGCGCCCAGGGCGATGCCGAAGCCATCCCGTTTGCGCTTGGTTATAACGAAGCCGCCGTTCCGCTCGATCGTCCGTCGCCGCTGACGAAGATGGGCAAGGCCGGCAGCCTGCAGGCGTCCGCCGGTGGCTGGCAGATCCAGATTTCGGCTGCTCCGAGCGCCGAAGCCGCCCAGGCGCTGCTCGCGCAGGCAAAGACTGAAGGCGGCGCTGCCCTGAAATCCGCTTCGCCCTTCACCCAGGCCGTCGGCTCCGGCGCCAACGCCGTCTACCGCGCCCGCTTCACCGGTTTCAACAGCAAGGACGCTGCCGAAGCCGCCTGCGACGCCCTGAAGAAGCGCTCCTACGACTGCATGACGGTTGGCGGCAACGGCTGA
- a CDS encoding polysaccharide deacetylase family protein: MQGLWKKRAKKAAITAGLEAAHLISAARLMRGARGRGAIFTLHHVRPYEAHDFEPNAHLEITPEFLDAALTRLKQDGYEFVALADVPALLSGPAREAPFAAFTLDDGYRNNLVHAYPIFEKHEAPFTIFVAKGLTERTHTIWWETLTLLLRRTDRLHFDFGRGEEVLETDTPAEQYAAFARFAAFLHMSDEEKAVRSLDVLARRYDIAPGELVEDLVMSEAELNLIEASPLASLGAHTISHRALARLSEAEAREEMLRSAEHVKVITGKTPATIAFPYGTREAATLREAAIAAELGFTAAVTTQPGVIRPGMAGGTTYLPRLSLNGLYQKPRYVSALASGIPLKLMGK, encoded by the coding sequence ATGCAGGGGTTGTGGAAAAAACGGGCCAAGAAAGCTGCGATCACCGCCGGTCTCGAGGCGGCGCATCTGATTTCGGCCGCACGGCTGATGCGCGGCGCGCGTGGCCGCGGCGCGATCTTTACCCTGCATCATGTCCGCCCCTACGAAGCGCATGACTTCGAACCGAATGCGCATCTCGAGATCACACCCGAATTCCTGGATGCGGCGCTGACGAGACTGAAGCAGGACGGCTACGAGTTCGTGGCGCTCGCCGATGTCCCTGCCCTGCTCTCAGGCCCCGCCCGCGAAGCGCCGTTTGCCGCATTCACGCTCGACGACGGCTACCGCAACAACCTCGTCCATGCCTATCCGATCTTCGAGAAGCATGAGGCTCCCTTCACGATCTTCGTCGCCAAGGGTTTGACCGAGCGGACGCATACGATCTGGTGGGAAACGCTGACATTGCTCCTGCGCCGCACCGACCGGCTGCATTTCGACTTCGGCCGTGGCGAGGAGGTTCTGGAGACCGATACGCCGGCCGAACAATACGCGGCATTCGCGAGATTTGCGGCCTTTCTCCACATGAGCGACGAGGAGAAGGCGGTGCGCTCGCTCGATGTGCTTGCGCGGCGCTACGACATCGCTCCGGGCGAGCTCGTCGAGGATCTGGTGATGAGCGAGGCCGAGCTCAATCTCATCGAGGCGAGCCCGCTGGCAAGCCTCGGCGCCCATACGATCAGCCACCGCGCACTGGCACGGCTCAGCGAGGCCGAAGCACGCGAAGAGATGCTGCGGTCGGCCGAACACGTAAAGGTGATCACGGGCAAGACGCCCGCGACGATCGCCTTTCCCTATGGCACCCGCGAAGCCGCGACGCTGCGCGAAGCGGCAATCGCGGCCGAGCTCGGCTTTACGGCCGCGGTGACGACACAGCCCGGCGTGATCCGGCCCGGCATGGCGGGCGGGACGACCTATCTTCCGCGGCTCTCGCTCAACGGGCTCTACCAGAAGCCGCGCTATGTCTCGGCGCTGGCTTCAGGCATTCCGTTGAAACTGATGGGAAAATAA
- the pdxH gene encoding pyridoxamine 5'-phosphate oxidase has translation MSANELTSGDFTQRGEPFKLFAEWLKEAEASEVNDPNAVALATVDEAGLPNVRMVLLKGFDTAGFVFYTNFESQKGREILGQKKAAMCFHWKTLRRQVRLRGPVEVVTDEEADVYFQSRARGSRIGAWASKQSRPLESRFALEKSVAEYTARYAIGEIPRPPYWSGFRIKPVSIEFWKDQNFRLHDRVEFRRETPEADWDKVRMYP, from the coding sequence ATGTCGGCAAATGAGTTAACAAGCGGTGACTTTACCCAACGCGGCGAACCATTCAAGCTTTTCGCGGAATGGCTGAAGGAAGCCGAGGCTTCGGAGGTCAACGACCCCAATGCCGTGGCATTGGCAACCGTCGACGAAGCTGGTCTTCCCAATGTCCGCATGGTTCTCCTGAAGGGATTCGATACAGCAGGCTTTGTCTTCTACACCAATTTCGAGAGCCAGAAAGGTCGCGAAATCTTGGGGCAGAAGAAGGCCGCCATGTGTTTCCATTGGAAGACGCTGCGCCGCCAGGTGCGTCTGCGTGGTCCGGTGGAGGTGGTAACCGACGAGGAGGCCGACGTCTATTTCCAATCGCGTGCGAGAGGCAGCCGCATCGGCGCCTGGGCATCGAAGCAGTCGCGCCCGCTGGAGAGCCGTTTCGCGCTGGAGAAGTCCGTCGCCGAGTACACGGCGCGCTATGCCATCGGCGAAATTCCGCGCCCACCCTATTGGTCCGGCTTCCGCATCAAGCCTGTCTCGATCGAGTTCTGGAAAGACCAGAATTTCCGCCTGCACGACCGCGTCGAGTTCCGCCGCGAGACGCCGGAAGCCGATTGGGACAAGGTACGGATGTATCCGTAA
- a CDS encoding RT0821/Lpp0805 family surface protein gives MEVIAKSTHHTKGLLRRSSSLILIGVATLSLSGCMTGGFDFLSESKVDRSVATGTVPQNPPSTDTLSDEMTVRNAVTSADVGRIGAQPLAWANASTGSAGVIDTIVENNESGQVCRQFRTTRHSYDGIAKFMGKTCLVGGGNWQLLSFQPES, from the coding sequence GTGGAAGTCATAGCAAAGTCAACTCACCATACAAAGGGGCTCCTGCGACGCAGCAGCTCTCTGATTCTGATCGGGGTGGCGACGCTGTCGCTCTCCGGCTGCATGACGGGTGGTTTTGACTTCCTGAGCGAATCCAAGGTCGACCGGTCCGTTGCGACCGGCACCGTGCCGCAGAACCCGCCGAGCACCGATACGCTTTCCGATGAAATGACCGTGCGCAATGCCGTGACGTCTGCCGATGTCGGCCGGATCGGCGCGCAGCCGCTTGCCTGGGCAAACGCCTCCACCGGCAGCGCCGGCGTCATCGACACGATCGTCGAGAACAATGAATCCGGCCAGGTCTGCCGGCAGTTCCGCACCACCCGCCATTCCTATGACGGCATTGCCAAGTTCATGGGCAAGACCTGCCTCGTCGGCGGCGGCAACTGGCAGCTTCTGAGCTTCCAGCCCGAGAGCTGA
- a CDS encoding DnaJ C-terminal domain-containing protein: MRDPYKVLGVQKDAGADEIKAAWRHMAKAVHPDHNQGDPNATARFAEIGRAYETLKDPKKRSLFDTAARMAEAKMGGGETIMQQRQAAREAAARAKAAQENAERVMEELARANAQKAAKAAAEEAAKQKASNTAGAESAEEVVDRIFGTQTKAAGGTAGNAGQAQSRAQGQAQAQAKAKPAEAETAKSETEAPKTDADAIDPNAAASAGILQPFSILNALVRRFTGTAPAPEKAPDQFAQATVTIDDLMKGSRIIVPLGEGQEASFTLSPGTTEGQQIRLKGQGLKLPNMQRGDAVIGVHIASDHRFTVHGFDLHTVLPVTIENAVLGTETEIEGPGGRLKVTVPAWSGSDKTIRIEGQGLPDGNSGRGDLVVELRIMLWEKPDDKVTDLMRSMREGLFL, encoded by the coding sequence ATGCGCGATCCATATAAGGTATTGGGCGTCCAGAAGGACGCAGGGGCAGACGAGATCAAGGCAGCATGGCGCCATATGGCGAAGGCCGTGCATCCCGATCACAATCAGGGCGACCCGAATGCAACGGCACGTTTTGCCGAGATCGGCCGCGCCTATGAGACCCTCAAGGATCCGAAGAAGCGCAGCCTCTTCGACACCGCGGCCCGCATGGCCGAGGCGAAGATGGGCGGCGGCGAAACCATCATGCAGCAGCGCCAGGCGGCGCGCGAGGCAGCAGCCCGCGCCAAGGCTGCGCAGGAAAATGCCGAACGGGTGATGGAAGAGCTCGCCCGCGCCAACGCCCAGAAGGCGGCGAAGGCTGCGGCCGAGGAAGCCGCCAAACAGAAGGCATCAAACACGGCAGGCGCCGAGAGCGCCGAAGAGGTTGTCGACCGGATTTTCGGCACGCAGACCAAGGCTGCGGGCGGGACCGCCGGCAATGCCGGTCAGGCGCAATCGCGGGCACAGGGACAAGCTCAGGCCCAGGCAAAGGCCAAGCCGGCAGAGGCCGAGACCGCCAAGAGCGAAACGGAAGCGCCGAAGACCGACGCTGACGCCATCGACCCGAATGCTGCGGCTTCGGCCGGCATTCTTCAGCCGTTCAGCATCCTGAATGCGCTGGTGCGCCGGTTCACCGGCACCGCCCCTGCCCCGGAAAAGGCGCCCGATCAGTTCGCTCAGGCGACCGTGACGATCGACGACCTGATGAAGGGCAGCCGCATCATCGTGCCGCTCGGCGAAGGACAGGAAGCAAGCTTTACGCTTTCGCCGGGAACGACCGAGGGCCAGCAGATCCGCCTCAAGGGCCAGGGCCTGAAGCTGCCGAACATGCAGCGCGGCGACGCCGTGATCGGCGTCCATATCGCGTCCGATCATCGCTTCACCGTGCACGGCTTCGACCTGCACACAGTTCTGCCCGTGACGATCGAGAATGCCGTGCTCGGCACCGAGACCGAGATCGAGGGACCGGGCGGCCGGCTGAAGGTCACCGTTCCGGCCTGGTCGGGTTCCGACAAGACCATCCGGATCGAGGGTCAGGGACTGCCCGACGGCAACAGCGGACGGGGCGATCTGGTGGTCGAACTGCGCATCATGCTGTGGGAAAAACCCGACGATAAGGTCACGGATTTGATGCGCAGCATGCGCGAAGGTCTTTTCCTGTGA
- the fabI gene encoding enoyl-ACP reductase FabI, whose protein sequence is MAQATGLMSGKRGVIMGVANNRSIAWGIAKAIHAQGGEIAFTYQGEALKKRVEPLAAELGGVLAGHCDVSDEATIDEVFANVEKMWGKIDFVVHAIGFSDKDELTGRYVDTSADNFAKTMNISVFSFTSVARRAEKLMTDGGSLLTLTYYGAEKVMPNYNVMGVAKAALEASVKYLAVDLGPKNIRVNAISAGPIKTLAASGIGDFRYILKWNEYNAPLRRTVTIEEVGDVGLYMLSDLSRSVTGEVHHADSGYHVIGMKAVDAPDISVIKD, encoded by the coding sequence ATGGCTCAAGCAACAGGCCTCATGTCAGGCAAGCGCGGCGTCATCATGGGCGTCGCGAACAATCGCTCGATCGCGTGGGGCATTGCGAAGGCCATTCATGCACAGGGCGGCGAAATTGCCTTTACATATCAGGGCGAGGCGCTGAAGAAGCGCGTCGAGCCGCTGGCTGCCGAACTCGGCGGCGTTCTGGCCGGCCACTGTGACGTCTCCGACGAAGCAACGATCGACGAAGTTTTCGCCAATGTCGAAAAGATGTGGGGCAAGATCGATTTCGTCGTTCACGCCATCGGCTTCTCCGACAAGGACGAGCTGACCGGCCGCTACGTCGACACCTCGGCCGACAACTTCGCCAAGACGATGAACATCTCCGTCTTCTCGTTCACCTCGGTCGCTCGCCGCGCCGAGAAGCTGATGACGGACGGCGGTTCGCTTCTCACGCTGACCTATTACGGCGCCGAGAAGGTCATGCCGAACTACAACGTCATGGGCGTTGCCAAGGCTGCTCTCGAAGCCAGCGTCAAGTATCTGGCCGTCGACCTCGGACCGAAGAACATTCGCGTCAACGCGATCTCTGCAGGCCCGATCAAGACGCTTGCAGCATCCGGCATCGGCGACTTCCGCTACATCCTTAAGTGGAACGAGTACAACGCTCCGCTGCGCCGTACCGTGACCATCGAAGAGGTCGGCGACGTCGGTCTCTACATGCTGTCCGACCTGTCGCGTTCGGTTACCGGCGAAGTCCATCACGCCGACAGCGGCTACCATGTCATCGGCATGAAGGCTGTGGACGCGCCGGATATTTCCGTTATCAAGGACTGA